From the genome of Ectobacillus sp. JY-23, one region includes:
- a CDS encoding globin-coupled sensor protein: MSPLFFKKKTKSVFLLSDLHQYEEKVSLYKDHAALNKHIDMIGLEKKDLAVLALLQPIIQQHMEEILTDFYKNIGAETRLSAIINENSTVEKLKGTLATHISEMFSGTVDAIFMEKRQKIAITHFRIGLKPKWYIAAFQNLLMYVSNIISLHVKDLTEYKFAMQAVSKMFILEQQLVLDAYENEVTQTAEANTQKQQALRNNLSDVAQQLATVAEQTSRSVSAINEQTKDLNGMSVHTLEIAATTETAAEKGKHDLDNQQTLMNRIQESTEDIMDKITVLHNVSNEIHNIASIVTAIAEQTNLLALNAAIEAARAGEHGKGFAVVADEVRKLSEETKVSVSGVSDLIAKINEQIAMTSNRMKDVAELIKQSHSQTEKMSESFETVLLSIHSNKAQNVQTQEELLKISRMIQDANEAVKQVSSSAEELNTLSAQL; this comes from the coding sequence TACAAGGATCATGCCGCCTTAAACAAACACATTGATATGATTGGATTAGAAAAAAAAGATCTCGCCGTTCTAGCACTTTTACAACCTATTATACAGCAACATATGGAAGAAATTCTAACCGATTTTTATAAAAACATTGGTGCTGAGACACGTTTATCAGCGATTATTAATGAAAACAGTACAGTAGAAAAATTAAAAGGTACATTAGCAACGCACATTAGTGAAATGTTCAGCGGTACAGTTGATGCAATTTTCATGGAAAAAAGACAGAAGATTGCAATTACACATTTCCGAATTGGTCTGAAGCCAAAATGGTATATTGCTGCGTTTCAAAATTTACTGATGTATGTATCAAATATTATCTCACTTCACGTTAAGGACCTAACAGAATACAAGTTTGCTATGCAGGCTGTTTCTAAGATGTTTATACTAGAACAACAGCTCGTACTCGATGCATATGAAAACGAGGTTACACAAACAGCGGAAGCAAATACGCAAAAACAACAAGCACTTCGTAACAATCTAAGCGATGTTGCGCAGCAATTGGCAACGGTTGCCGAACAAACAAGCCGTTCTGTTTCTGCTATTAATGAACAAACAAAAGATTTAAATGGTATGTCTGTACATACTTTAGAGATTGCAGCCACAACAGAAACGGCTGCTGAAAAAGGAAAACATGACTTAGATAATCAGCAAACATTGATGAACCGTATTCAAGAAAGCACAGAAGATATTATGGATAAAATCACCGTACTTCATAATGTATCAAACGAAATTCATAACATTGCAAGCATTGTTACCGCGATTGCCGAACAAACAAATCTGTTGGCGCTAAACGCAGCCATTGAAGCAGCGCGTGCGGGTGAGCATGGTAAAGGTTTCGCCGTAGTAGCAGACGAAGTTCGCAAGCTGTCTGAAGAAACCAAGGTTTCCGTTTCAGGTGTTTCCGATTTAATTGCTAAAATTAATGAACAAATTGCTATGACGTCTAATCGTATGAAAGATGTAGCTGAACTGATTAAGCAAAGTCACAGCCAAACAGAAAAAATGAGCGAATCATTTGAAACAGTACTATTAAGCATTCATTCTAATAAAGCACAAAATGTACAAACACAAGAAGAATTACTTAAGATTTCACGTATGATTCAAGATGCCAACGAGGCAGTAAAACAGGTGTCCTCTTCTGCGGAAGAATTAAACACACTGTCAGCGCAATTGTAA
- a CDS encoding VC0807 family protein, with protein sequence MKNRVALYDIIFFLVFPLVVWNYGRDIIGDYYAMLLSSVPGIIYSVYRFVVLKQFNVFGIFMLANLILGALVDVLAGSAIQLLWNNVYYAYALAAVFALTALFRKPLALYFALDLAELQGQDRGNLRELFMSKKLFTVFQLITLGFAVRDIVLATLKVWLITEYGVEAFDKGIILRQAINWGFSAIFVIGFLYVAKAVQDASPSEESLEKSN encoded by the coding sequence TTGAAGAATAGAGTTGCGCTATATGATATTATTTTTTTTCTTGTCTTCCCGCTCGTTGTATGGAATTATGGTCGTGATATAATTGGTGACTATTATGCAATGCTCCTTTCTTCTGTACCCGGTATCATCTACAGCGTATATCGATTTGTGGTTTTAAAGCAATTCAATGTATTCGGTATTTTTATGCTTGCAAACTTAATACTTGGCGCACTTGTAGATGTTCTGGCAGGTTCTGCTATACAGCTTCTTTGGAACAATGTGTACTATGCATATGCCTTAGCTGCTGTATTTGCATTGACAGCACTGTTTCGAAAACCACTTGCCTTGTACTTTGCATTGGATCTTGCGGAGCTGCAGGGTCAGGACCGAGGCAACCTACGTGAACTGTTTATGAGCAAGAAGCTGTTCACTGTATTTCAGCTGATTACACTCGGCTTCGCTGTTCGCGATATTGTTTTAGCCACCTTAAAAGTTTGGCTCATTACTGAATACGGTGTAGAAGCGTTTGATAAAGGCATTATTTTACGTCAAGCTATTAACTGGGGATTCTCAGCTATTTTTGTAATTGGGTTTTTATATGTTGCCAAAGCGGTGCAAGATGCTTCACCATCAGAAGAATCATTGGAAAAAAGCAACTGA